The genome window GCCTTCCAAGAAATAGGGGTTGTACAATGAATGGTTCAGTGGTGCCGACTCCGTGAGAGTTGTTGGTTCAGGTTTTTGTTCTTCTCGTTCAATGTCCTGATCATGACTCGTGCTAAGTACTGACTCCGAAACTGTTCCGTCTTTCATGATCACAGCATTCACATTTTTTCGTGGGTTTGGCTCAGTTTGAGACGTTGCTTATCTAATTCTTGTAGGTGCATTTTTGTCCTATATTGGAACTTTTCAGTGCTAACAGCTAACCTTTCCACTATGGTTTCAAGGGATGTCTTTGGAGGTTGATAATGTTGAGGCTTAGGTGGCCTTGGCTGATACAGTTGATTGTATCGAGGGTTTGATCCATAACTTATATTTGGGTGGTCTCTTCACCCCGCATTATAAATGTTCGAATGTGGATTATAATGTCTTTAAGGTTGCCTTAGGAAGTTCCCAATGGTATCTACTTGTGTTATTGTGTCATCGTGTAAAATCAAACACGAGTCGGTTAGATGATCAGGCATGGTACAAAGTTAGCACAACCGAGCTGGGTTTATTTTTCctgtaatcaaatttttaactaCATTAGTCAGCTCATCAGTTTTATCTGCTAAGGATTGAGTACTTAGCTCATGAACCCTTCTCATGGGTTTTGTAGTTGGTTGAAATTGTTGAGAATTCGTAGCCATTGTCGAAATTAACTCCTTTACTCTTTGTGGAGTCATGCTAACTAGTGCCCCTCCACTGGAAGTGtcaatcatcttcatttccataAGAAGTAACCCCTCATAGAAATATTGAAGAAGTAATTGTTTAAGTAGACTATGTTGTGGACAACTTGCACACAACTTTTTGTATTGCTCCCAGTAATCATAAAGCGATTCAgtcttcttttattaaattcctACAATATCTCGTCTTAACTCGACTGCTCGAGCTACCGGAAAAAATTTGTCAAGAAATAAGCGAGACATATTAGACCATGTATTAACTGAACCAGGAGGTAAATAAAATAGCCACTCTCTAGAAGAGTCGACTAACAAGAAAGGAAAAGCACGAAGTTTAATTTGATCTTCGGTCACTCCTTGAGATTTCATGCTTGTGCAAACCATTTGAAATTCTTTAAGATGGGTATGcggattttcattttgcaatCCGTGAAAGGTGGGCAATAGATGAATTAAGCCCGATTTCAATTCGAGCGGCGTTCCTTCTGCCAGATAAGTTATGCATAGTGACTATTGTTCATTTGGTGCTGCTACGAGTTGGCGTATACTTTGATCTGCCATTTCATTTGGTTCGTCGAATAAAAAGATATttagttgaaagaaaaaataaaataaacaaatatataatacaatataataaaaacaaaattatgattgcaaaataaaattaagtgaattaaattaaatcagtgaactaaatatattaaaacttaGCCTTAGTCTCGGTACACTCCAAacttgaaccgatcctcgaaaaaATAGATTGTCCCTTCCAAACGATAAGCTGGTTATAGCGAGCAAGAATGTCTCGACCGCCAAATTTTCCTTGTGTAATCAGTTCTGGTACAACCTGCAAACCGACCCTTGCTGAATTTCTAACCACGTAACTTGTGCTCGTAGTTTAAGATTTCAACAGTCTTGCAATTTGAAAAGTCCAACTCGAATCAATGGCCTCAACCACGTGGgtcatttaaatttgataactaTCTCCTTTGACAGAATCCAACTGGCCGTTTCCCACTTGGACACGCCGATTTGTTCATGGGAATTCGAATATAGTACGGCCGGTTCAACTTCCTAACTGTACGCCAAACAATTTCAACCCTACGCGcactttttgaattgaaattgaattgacttTAAGGGACAAATTTGTACTATGCCATATATCAAAGAGATAGCGAATATCGTGTTGAAAAGTTTTTAGTGCAAGTTCATATCTCAAGATTGTTTTGTCGGAGCGATAACTAGGCTAAAACTAAAAGGGAACTAGTTgagcatgaaattaatcatgcaaGTTGGCGTttggaaatgatttttaatagaaatggtGGTAAGTGGAAAGGGGAAGGGACTTGGGAAACAATTTAGCCAAAGTGttgaaatggaaaaaagaaTGGCAAAATGTCAATACTTCACGAACGCagaaatggaaaaaagaaatgaattattttattcccAAACTAAATGTGTATTCAAGTGTGTCCCTCAAAGGCCACCAACACTAAGTATTTATACACATTCCTCATGCTAAATTTAATAGGATTTCTCTTAAAATATATcaactaaaaatcaaatttaaactaaaaattaaatttaaactatttatagaattttgaaattttcaaaactctGATTTTAACCAGTCAACCACTAATTCTTAAATTCTTCATTTTGACCCTTCTCTTTGGTTTTCGTTCCAATTTAGAgcattttgtttgattttgaatttcgaCACTCCAATTTCACCCCTTATAAGAAAACCACAAATTTAGAAACAtcttattcaaaaattaaccaaaaataaatacattaaaagaacaaatttaACTTGCTATCAATCAGCCATGAAAAGTTTGGAGTTAAGACAAGAGAGGTTGAAACATGTGAGAAGTACAATTACTTAAGCTTATGTGagctaataaaatttaaatttgtaaggtAAAACTCTAATCACGACCCTAAACaagtattaatatttatgagtttaatTTATGTTAGGATAATTTTAAGTGTAATTCTCTAAACACTTGTTAATAATATATCACATCATATTTGTTTAGAGTATAATTAAGTAAAGTTAGAATTCTATCACACGATATGCGtgtgaaataatatatttaaatacattattatatttataaataatgaaatatactatttgaaactaataataataatatatatgtaatacatatcgaatattattttaattaaaaagaaaaaactcgaaataaattttaagcatTTCTTCGGTTATTATTGCTGAACTAAATTTATCCCacactttcattttattatattcgtCTTCTATTCTGTATCTCTTTGTATGTGAAATACTTTGAGATTATTTTgcatacaattttttaaaataattattttacgtATAATTTATAGACTAGATTAAAGGTACATATTACAAAGTTAATTAGAgttaaattctaataaaattaatctcaattattaCTTATTCAACAGTGATATGTTAGTCCAATTTTAGGGAAATACTTAActaagataatttttttaaaaatagtattttaataagaatttttaacCTATGCTTttgtatttgttattatactttaataacaattcatatattcattaaaatttgaattcagattaattaaattatccattaaatatttaaattcattaaatatttatatttagtaaatataaaatatttcgaaataaaaattaatattaccaaaagtaaagtaaatttgaatatttattattggaATCCATAATCGTTATTTGCAAAAGTAAAATAGATATTTGAGGGATTTATAGTAATTacaaggttaaaatatgttctcaatctttttattttgacaaaaaaatttgaatttttaaaaagaaatttgtatTGAAATTTAATGGACAAGGCTGAGGGATCGAGTGGCGAACGTGCGCCTAAGGAGGTGTGGCGTCATGATGATGATCCTCCGGCCTTAGGGGATAAAGCATAAACTAAAGGACTTTTATTCAAAGCAATCGTAACAAAAGGCTATGAAATAATAGAAGAGAATGAGAGTTTTGAAAGTGATGATTTCGAAAAAAGGAGGGTGATGTGATCACATCTACCATTGATGGAATACTGGACATTAGATTCTCTGAGATCCATATGCTGGTTCGACAAGGTATGTCAAAGGTGGTGACCATCAAGTTGTTGGGTAGAAGGATTGGTTTTAGCACACTAAATAGCAAGTTGTATGCGATATGGAAAATGTCTAGGATGTTTCAATTGATGGACTTAGACAACGACTATTATATAGTCAAATTCAAAGCTAGGGTGGATTATGAGAAAGCTCTTGCTGAAGAGCTGTAGGTGATCTATGGCCAGTACCTAATGGTACAACCTTGAACGTCGTCGTTTAACACACAAGACAACTACCCAATGTAGGTGGTAGTCTGGATCCTGCTGCCATGTTTTCTTGGAGTACGGTATAAAAATGCTTATTAGAGGCAGTTAGCAGTATTATTGGACAAATGGTGAAGGTTGACGACAACACTGAGAATGGGTATAGAGGGAGTTTACACGTATGGCTGTTAGTATTAACCTACGATTGCCACTAATTTCCAAGTTGAGAATGGAAGTTAAAGTCCATATAGTTGAATATGAAAACATGCCAAACGTCTACTATGGTTGTCGCTATTTTGGACATATGAATGAAGGCTGCCCAAAAATACAActggagaagaagaaaaaaatgagagatGGCAGAAATGTTGATCAGAACAAAGCACAAGAACTGAAACAACAGTCGCTGGTGAAGTTGGATAGGAAATCAAAGTTGAAGGCGTTTGGGGCATGGATATTAATATCTCGTAATCCTATGAGGTAATCGCAAAAGAATCCTATGAAAATTAAGGGACAACCATCTTCTGTTTTGAGATCTTGTTTCGAAGTTATTGCAAATTCCATTTTTAAGTAGATACTAACTTGGTGCAATTGGATAATAAGCGAAATAGTGGTCCACTAATGTTAAGGAAATCAGTGGATAAGGGTAAGTTAGTCAGGATTGTTAAGGAACCATTCATAGTGGTTATTAAAGAGATGAACCGGAATAGTCAAGCTTCAATCATGGTCTGAGAAGGAAATTTCTTATGGGAGGGCTTTCTACGTTGGAACCGCTAGATGAAACTAATATGGGGTTGAAGTGGGAAGAGAAAGACATGGTGCCAATTGGAGAGGTAATTAATAATATGGTTTCAGCCATCAACATGGCAATGAGAAACTAGGAATTTGAAGAAGACGAGAGAATGAAGGTTTTGTTTGGTTTGGAAGAGATGATGTGGAGGTTATGCAGTTTTAGGATTGAAGTATGCTTGGTTCTATAttctcttttacttttttatataaataaaactatgtTGGTTTGGAATTTCCAAGGATGTGGAAATCCTCGTTTTGATCATTATTTGAGGGAGTATGTAAAGGAATACAACTTAGATTTAGTTGCCTTATTAGAGACTCTTGTGAGTGGACACAAAGTAGACGTGGTGATTAAGAAGTCAGGTTTCAAATACTCTCATAGGATTGAGGTTAAAGGATATTCTGGAGGTATTTCGTTACTTTTGGAATGACGTGTATAAGGTAGAGGTTGTGGTGAATCATGTACAGCTGATGCATGTAAAGGTTACTGCTGGAGGTTTGGTAAAACTATTCTTTTGGATTGTGGTGTATGCAGTCCTAGTTTTGAAGTTTGCTCAGCATGTAACACTAGGAGCAGTCAAGAAGCATGGCATGAAGGTCGAGCTATGCAGAAGTTGCTGAAGCAAGTGCAGCTGATgattttatgttcattttgtaACCTTAGTTTTGTTGTAATgtattttagttcattttgaaATATGTTAGTTTGATGTAATTTGATGGTGATTGAGTTGTTAACTCAGCTTTGTTTATGTGTACAAGCTTTTTTTACAAGTTTCAATGTATTAGTTGTAGTAGGTATTGATTAGGTGACCATATACTGATTTTGACAAGCTGAATGCTTGATTTAATTGGCATCATGCCATTATTCTTTTTTGAATGAATTCAATTAGATTTCCTTCCATATACTCTCCATTTTTCATTGCTTTTAATTCCTATTTTTCAGTCTtatattctattatttcttCTGCAAGTATCGAGCCTTGTTGCTTAAGCTATCAGCTGAACTTGCTTGCATTTGTTCTTAACACCaaaaattggtatctagagctgTAATCTCAGTGGACCTGTTATTGTTCAACATTTAAAAACCATGGCTTCATTAGGCTTCTCACCAGCTGCACCACCAGTCTTCAATGGAGAGGTTTATCACATATGGGTGGTCAAGATGAAGACACCTGCAAGCATTTGACCTATGGGAAGTGGTTAACTTAGATGTCGAACCAGAGCCACTTAGAGCCAATCCAACTGTGGCTCAGATTAGGCAGCATGCTGATGAAATGACCAAGAGGCACAATGCCATGTCCTGTATTCAAAACTCTATGTTAGATGTGATCTTTACAAGGATCATAGCCTGTGAGACACCAAAGTAGGCCTGGGATAGATTAAAAGAGGAGTTCCAAGAAACTGAAAGAACAATAGTTATTGAACTTGAGAAGGGATTTCGAGAACTTGAAGATGAAGGAGGAAGAAACAATCAAACAGTATTCAGATAGGATTCCTTGGAGAGCAGTTTAGTGGAGctagaatagtggagaaggtgATCTCAACCTTACCTGAGAGGTATGAGGCAAAAATATCCTCCCTCGAAGCTTCAAGAGACCTGACCAGCATCTCATTGACAGAGCCGACCAATGCTCTTTATGCACAAGAGCAGAGAAGAGCCAGCAGACTGGAGGAGCATTAAGAAGGTGCCTTCTAAGCAAAAACCAAACCTATCTCGAGTACCTCTGCCTACAAAGGCGAAAAGACTTGGAGAGACAAGCCTAAGTAAGATGCTGCAAGAAGAAGGGATTAACCCTGTAGGCATTGCAAAAGACCTGATCATCCAGAAGCCAACTGCTGGTTTAGACCAAATGTGCAATGCCAACACTGTAAAAAGATGGGCCATGTTGAAAGGTCTACAGAAGCAAAGGCAAACCAAGGCAGTACCAACCACAACAGCCAAAGGTTGAAGCTCGAGTAGCAGAAGAGGGTAGTGACCATGAATAACAAGTTTTTACAGTTTCATGCTCATCCACTAAAGTAAATGCAACAAAAGGATGGCTCATAGATAATGGTTGCACCAACCACATGTCACATGATGCCGCCATCTTCAAAACAAAAGTGAGAATAGGAAATGGCCACTTCATTAAGGTAGAAGGCAGAAGGGATGTGCTGATAAGCACTCCCACAGGCAACAAACTTATTTCAAATGTGTTGTTGGTGCCTCAGATTGACATAAATCTACTTAGCATAGCTTAGCTATTGGAGAAAGGCTATTTTGTTGTGTTCAAAGGCAAGGAATGCCAAATCAGTGATCCAAGTAGACCAAGGCTCATGTCAGTCACTATGGTTGAAAAAAGCTTTATTGTTAACTGGACAAATGCCTCAAACTCAGCCTACACAGCTTCTTTAGATGAATCCAAGGTTTGGCACCAAAGGCTTGGTCATGCCAACTACAGATCGATGGACCAGCTAACCAAAGAAGATCTGGTTGAGAACTTCATTAACTCAGTTGGAAAGCAGGAAGTGTGTGAAGTATGCCAGCTAGGAAAGCAAGCCAGGCTACCATTTCCTTCAAACGAGGCCTAGAGAGCTTCAAAAGGCTGCAGCTTATGCACACTGATGTGTGTGGCCCCATGAAGAATTAGTCATTAAATGGCAACAAGTATTTCATTCTATTCATTAATGATCACTCGAGATTTTGttggatttattttttgaagCAGAAATCAGAGGTGGCCTCAGTGTTTTGGAAGTTCAAGGCTACTGTAGAGACAGAAATAGGTTGCAAGCTCAAGACCCTAAGGTCTGATAATGGAACTGAGTACACCTCAGATCAGTTTCAAGCCTTTTATGATGAAGCAAGCATCAAACATCAGCTCACCAATACCTATACTCCTCAACAGAATGGTGTTagtgaaagaaagaatagaagtCTGATGAATATGGCCAGGTGCTTAATGTTTGAGAAGAATTTGCCCAAAACCTTGTAGGCTGAGGTAGTTAACACTACTATGTATATCCAAAACAGGCTTCCAACCAAGTTTTTGGCTCACAAAACTCCATTTGAGGCTTGGTTTGGGTTCAAACCATCACTGGCACACTTGAGAATCTTTGGTTGCACATGCTATGCACATGTTCCAGTTGTGAAAAGGGACAAACTGTCAAAAAGAGCTTAACCTAGCATATTGGTGGGCTACAGCACAATCAAAAAAGGGTATAGGATCCTAGATCCTTCAACAAACAAAGTGATTGTGAGTAGAGATGTAGTATTCGATGAGAACTCCAGCTGGAACTGGAAAAGAAGGAACCAGAGGTAGTTTCTGAAGACATTGCAGCAGATCAGACCGAATTTGTTCATAATGGTCCTAAAATGGACATAGATGATGAACCAATCAGGGGCACTAGACCATTGGCTGAGATTTATGAAAGAGCTCAAGTAGCCATAGTGGTACCAAGCTGTTTTGAAGAGGCTAAAGCTCAGCAAGGCTGGAAACAGGCAATGGCTGATGAAATCAGCATGATTGAGAAGAATCAGACTTGGGAACTGGTTGAAAGACTAGCCAACAAGAAGACTATTGGAGTGAAATGGGTCTATCGAGCCAAACAGAATGTTGATGGAAGCTTGAACAAGTTGCAGGCTAGGCTAGTTGTTAAGGGGTTTAGCCAAAAGTATGGCACAGACTATCTAGAGACCTTTGCACCAGTGGCTAGGCTTGACACCATCAAGCTGCTAGTTGCCTTAGTAGCACAAATGCAGTGGAAAATTCACCAGCTCGACGTGAAGTCAACCCTCCTCAATGGATTTCTTGCAGAGGAAATCTTTGTTGAACAACCTCAAGGTTTCAAAGTGGCTGGTAAAGAAGGTATGGTTTACAAACTGAAGAAAGCCTTGTATGGCTTAAACATGAACCTAGGGTTGGTATAGTAGGATCGATAGCTACTTGGTCAGTTTGGGATTTGAAAGGAGCATTAGTGAGCCAACATTGCATGTCAAGAAGGAAGGGGTGTAAACTCTTCTCATTGTATCCCTGTATGTTGATGACCTGTTGGTGACAAGAGGAGACCAAACAATGTGATACGACCATGACCTGAGCACACTCTTGGACCAGCTCTCAACGTGTTGCTTGCAATCCTTTGCAAGCTGAACTAGTTCGATTCTAGCTAGTTGAGCTCAATTCGGCTCATTTCCAGCTCAATGAGCTTGTTTGCTCGTTTTGAGCttactttaatttctataatttagttgctggaataaaatAATTGCCAATTAGTTTATTcagcttaaataattaaattgcatttttattctGGACGTTTTAATTAGAAGTGTTTAAATGTGTCTAAAAGTTGAGACAAATtaatttcgtgttttaattaatttgtcttagttgctgttgagtttaatttgagtcttaattaatattttttttaatatgtctaGCTACAACATTTTAAATGTGTCTTTAGCTGAACATTTTAAATACTGGTTTTTAAATGTGTCTTAGTTTCTTTGTGTTTAATATGTCCTAGTTATTATCAGCTTTAATGTGCCCTAGCTGAATgcatcattttaatgtgttttagtTGCTGAATTATTGTGTCTAAAAGAGAATTAATTTGCTGAATTTATTTAGTGCAGGTACATGTACAAGGGACGGGATAAGTGCATGAATGAAGATTAATAAGCTCTGAtcgaatttatttgatgttatttCCAGCTGAATCAGCTAGCTTAAGGACCAAGGAAAGCAATTAAGAAAGAAACATGCATTTGGATAATGCATGGGACGGCATTAAAAGGAGCAGCTCCCCTTTGTTTCCAGCTGACTTTTCGTGAAGCTTAATGGACTTCCAACTTTTTAAAGAAGCAAATTAAGATGTTCATATTGAAGAAGGTTCTTTTCACATTGAGTGGCTGATCGGTTTTGAGCATTCACACTAGGGAACCACTCAAATTCGTCCATTCACACTTGAGGACCATTGAAATGCCGAAGCTACTCATTTAAATTGCAAGACTATTCAGCTTTACAAGGCAGCTCAATTAAGGTGTATTTAGTTTCTTTGGCTGAACCAAGACAATACATTCAGCTTACCAACACTCCAATTAATGTCCAGCTGAATGGATTTCATCTAAAAGCTGtctgattaaaatttttatgcatGAAGCTTCCCAAAAATGTCCTAGGAAGGTTGCTGGAAACTTCTAGCCTCTTTTGCTTTAATTTTGGCTGACCATTCAGCATCTTTTTATTCCATTCGGCTACCTTAGGCTTAGGTTATAAATATTTGCTCATTTGCATTTTGTAAGGACTTTTGAacctttgattaatgtttatacattttgtcaGTTTTTCAACTCTCTTATTTCGTTTTAGACTCAAGTAGatttatctagcttgctagtgccGTCTTCCTTGTTtcttcgaacttatcactcaatcCCGAGTGTGGTGTTCAAccatttgatacctttggttcctaacTCTAATAGTtagcgggtcaaggtccttttcatcACCTTTAAGTTTCTTATAAGATTCAGGTTAGTACTCCATTTTATTAATGGTTCCTTCTTGACCTTAAAGCCATTCGAGCCAACCGCAAATCCATCTTCAAATAACCTTTAGCCTCTTCACTTAACCGAATCCATTAGATATCATACTTAGCCATCTTGAACCTATTTTGGAAGCTAAATACCACACTTAGCTAAATTTAACCCCTTTATTTTAAATCGAGCGATACTTCTCATTTTAACGATTGGGCACATTAATGACTCGACTCATATCACCGAGCCGGTTCGCATCACAATGTTGAATAATTTCAAAGCCAAAATGCAACAAGTGTTCAAGGTGTCTAATTTGGGACAAATGTCCTACTTCCTAAGCATGGAAATAACACAAACTCAAGAAGGAATTTTCTTAAGTTAGAGGGCTTTTGCCACGAAGATCTTAAATAAATTCCCAATGCAGAATTGTAAAGTAACAAGCACACCAGTTGCTGTCGGAGAGAAGCTATTGAgccaaagtgtttttgaaaaggTATGTGAGCCAACCTATAGGAACCTAGTTGGTTGTTTGCTATACTTAACTACCACTAGGCCAGATATAATGTTTGTTGTGAGTTTACTCTCAAGATTTATGCATTGTTACAACACAAGTCACTTCAAAGTTGCTAAAAGAGTTCTCAGGTACATCAAAGGTACTCTGAGCTATGGAATGCTGAATGCTTGAAATTGGTTGGCTATACTGATAGTGACTGGGCTGGTTTGATGGATGACATGAAGAGCGCCTCAGGGTATGTTTTCACACTTAGATTAGCCATATTTTGTTGGagttcaaagaagaaaaatgttgTTGCTCAATCAACTGCTAAGGCAGAATATGTGGTAGCTGCAGGAGCTGTCAACCAAGCCATTTGGCTAAGGAAGATCTTGGCTTATCTGAATCTTCACCAAAGGGAAGCAACAGAGATTATGTGTGATAATCAATTtgctgttgcaattgcaaagaatcTGGTTTTCCATGGAAGGACAAAGCACTTCAACATAAAACTTCATGTTGTTAGGGAAATGGAGCAAGCACAAAAAGTGAAACTGGTTCATTGTAGTTCAGAAGAGCAGCTAACAGACATTTTGACAAAAGCCCTTGGTGTGTCAAGATTCTTACATTTAAGAGCTGAAATGGGAGTTTTGCAACATGCTAagcaaggaggagtgttgaagttTGGTCATCATGTAACACTAAGAGCAGTCAAGAAGCAGGCCATGAAGGTCGAGCCATACAGAAGCTGCTGAAGCAAGTGCAGCTGttgattttatgtttattttctaaccTTAGTTTTGTTGCAATgtattttagttcattttgaacTATGTTAGTTTGATGTTTGATGTATTTTGATGGTGATTGAGCTGTTAACTCAGCTTTGTTTATGTGTACAAGCTTGTTTTTACAAGTTTCAATGTATTAGTTGTAGTAGGTATTGATTAGGTGACCATATACTGATTTTGACAAGCTGAATGTTTGGTTTATGTATTGGCATCATGCCCTTATTCTTTTTTGAATGAATTCAATCAGATTTCCTTCCATAAACTCTCCATTTTCCATTACTTTTAATTCCTATTTTTCAGTCTTAAATTCTGTTGTTTCTTCTACAAATATCGAGCCTTGTTGCTTAAGCTATCAGCTGAACTTGCTTGCATTTGTTCTTAACACCAACACCTAGGCTATCGACGAGGAGAAGGCCATgggataattaaatttattggcaGAAGATATGCAATTGCCTTCAATAATTGCAAGCAATTGGAATGTGGGCCTTCGGCAGATGAATATGATGGACCACAGGGGCAACCAAGAGCTGGATGTGGTGAATTTCAAAagtttcttttcaattttgccCTTTTTAATATAGATTATATTGGCCCGAAATTTACTTCGTCTTGAAGGGATACCTCGGAAAGGTTCGATAGGACAATCTACAATTTAAAGTTGAACAATTGCTTTCCTAGAGCACGGATCAAACACCTACATAGATTAAAATAAGATCACAGACCCTTGTTGATTGAATTAGAAGGTACAGTCAGCAAAGAAAgcaaaatttatttagattttttgaGGGATGACTTTTAAAAGACTCATTTAAAGAGTTAGTTAGGAAGAATTGGAAGGAAAATGTATCAGTGAGTCACAATATTAATGAGTTTACAAATTCGACTAAAGTGTGAAATAGGAAGGTGTTTGGGATCATAGTGGAGAGGAAGCGGAGACTGATTAGTAGGCTTAAAGGTATACAAAGggcaataaagaataaaagtacCAAAAACTTGAGGAAATTAGAACCGGAGCTTCAGTTAGAGTTGGAGAAGTTGCTTAATTTGGAGGAATTGCTATGGAAACAACGATCAAGAAGTGAATGGATTATGGATGGAGACCGTAATGCTAAGTATTTTCATAATCATGCGCGAGCAAAGC of Gossypium raimondii isolate GPD5lz chromosome 3, ASM2569854v1, whole genome shotgun sequence contains these proteins:
- the LOC105795920 gene encoding uncharacterized protein LOC105795920, yielding MQLPSIIASNWNVGLRQMNMMDHRGNQELDVVFGIIVERKRRLISRLKGIQRAIKNKSTKNLRKLEPELQLELEKLLNLEELLWKQRSRSEWIMDGDRNAKYFHNHARAKQEHIRIKGLSVANGEWFYDTEILKVEAVAYYQCIYSTEIDELEPLPDYGLFKGLSANVKQTLLSRVNKEELNGALDSMAPLKALGINGIHAKFF